In Chlamydiales bacterium, a genomic segment contains:
- the accC gene encoding acetyl-CoA carboxylase biotin carboxylase subunit — MKKVLVANRGEIAVRIIRACHDLGLQTVAVYSQADHEALHVLHADEAICIGEAPSSKSYLKTANILSACEITGADAIHPGYGFLSESASFASICESCGLNFIGPAPASIALLGDKAQAKATAKNAKCPVIPGSDGIVSTQQDALIEVKKLGFPIFIKAVAGGGGKGIRIAYSEEEFVKQFAAARAEAAAAFGNPEVYLEKMIFNPRHIEVQIIGDKHGNYVHLGERDCTIQRRRQKLIEEAPSPILTPKLREKIGNAAVSIAKAAKYFSVGTVEFLLDKDMNFYFMEVNTRIQVEHTVTEELTGVDLVREQLLIAMGEELKLKQKNVQFNGHVIQCRINAENPVNNFAPSPGRLEYYLPPGGPHVRVDSACYSGYSIPPNYDSMIAKLIVKGNTREEAIARAKRALREFHIGGVHTTIPFHQYMFEDLGFLSNDYDLKYIDTLIEKGCDFTLGPTS, encoded by the coding sequence ATGAAGAAAGTACTAGTTGCTAATCGCGGTGAAATTGCCGTTAGAATTATTCGTGCATGTCATGATCTTGGTCTGCAAACAGTTGCTGTATATAGTCAAGCAGATCACGAAGCACTTCATGTGTTGCATGCAGACGAGGCGATTTGCATTGGAGAGGCGCCTTCCTCTAAATCTTATTTAAAGACAGCAAATATCCTGTCAGCCTGTGAAATTACAGGTGCGGATGCGATTCATCCAGGCTACGGTTTTTTAAGTGAGAGTGCAAGCTTTGCATCCATTTGTGAGAGCTGTGGTTTAAATTTTATTGGACCTGCACCTGCATCGATTGCTCTTCTTGGTGACAAGGCTCAAGCAAAGGCTACAGCAAAAAATGCTAAGTGTCCAGTGATTCCAGGTTCTGATGGCATTGTCAGCACACAACAAGATGCTCTTATAGAGGTCAAAAAACTTGGCTTTCCCATTTTTATTAAAGCAGTTGCAGGTGGCGGTGGTAAAGGGATTCGTATTGCCTATAGCGAAGAGGAATTTGTAAAGCAGTTTGCAGCTGCTCGTGCAGAGGCAGCAGCAGCTTTTGGTAATCCAGAAGTGTATTTAGAAAAGATGATTTTCAATCCAAGGCATATTGAAGTTCAAATTATCGGTGATAAGCATGGTAATTACGTTCATCTTGGAGAGCGTGATTGTACTATTCAGAGAAGAAGGCAAAAGCTTATTGAAGAGGCTCCAAGCCCCATTCTTACACCTAAACTTAGAGAGAAGATAGGAAATGCTGCTGTAAGTATTGCAAAAGCTGCAAAATACTTTTCTGTTGGGACTGTTGAGTTTCTTTTAGATAAAGATATGAATTTTTATTTTATGGAAGTAAATACGCGCATTCAGGTGGAACATACCGTTACAGAAGAGCTTACAGGTGTTGACCTTGTAAGAGAACAACTTCTTATTGCCATGGGAGAAGAGCTTAAGTTAAAGCAAAAGAATGTGCAATTTAATGGGCACGTAATACAGTGCCGTATCAACGCAGAAAATCCTGTTAATAACTTTGCTCCAAGTCCAGGAAGGCTTGAATATTATCTGCCACCTGGTGGGCCTCATGTTCGAGTAGATAGTGCTTGCTATTCAGGCTATTCTATTCCCCCCAACTATGACTCTATGATAGCCAAGCTAATTGTAAAAGGAAATACTCGAGAAGAGGCGATTGCAAGAGCAAAAAGAGCTCTTCGAGAGTTTCATATAGGTGGCGTGCATACAACTATTCCTTTTCATCAATACATGTTTGAAGATTTAGGCTTTTTATCCAATGATTATGACTTAAAGTATATCGATACATTAATCGAGAAAGGTTGCGACTTTACTCTAGGGCCTACTTCTTAA